The Apibacter raozihei genome contains a region encoding:
- the purM gene encoding phosphoribosylformylglycinamidine cyclo-ligase: protein MATYKDSGVDKEEGYQTVSKIKKAVSETHNSNVLNGIGSFGAFYQLSGYKNPVLVSGTDGVGTKLRIALDSKVYDTVGIDCFAMCANDILCHGAKPLFFLDYLACGKLDSDVAAEIVSGIANACKETGTALIGGETAEMPGMYQVGDYDVAGFCVGVVEKDEIIDGSEIKENQIIIGLPSSGFHSNGFSLVRKIFTDFNEEFEGKPLYETLLVPTSLYQNDIFSIREKYPLYGIAHITGGGLIENVPRIIPEGLCAEVYTSKINIPSIMKELQKRGNIDEKEMFGTFNMGVGMCIITDDKYASEILDLVKGSMLIGKIKSGAEKIELL from the coding sequence ATGGCAACATATAAAGATTCGGGTGTAGATAAAGAAGAGGGATACCAGACAGTTTCCAAAATAAAAAAAGCTGTTTCTGAAACTCACAATTCTAATGTTTTAAACGGAATAGGAAGTTTTGGGGCTTTTTACCAACTTTCCGGTTATAAAAATCCCGTTTTAGTATCCGGTACCGATGGTGTAGGAACTAAATTACGAATTGCACTGGATTCAAAAGTTTACGATACTGTAGGGATAGACTGTTTTGCTATGTGTGCTAATGATATTTTATGTCATGGAGCTAAACCGTTGTTCTTTCTTGATTATCTTGCCTGCGGAAAATTAGACTCTGATGTTGCAGCAGAAATAGTTTCCGGAATAGCCAATGCCTGCAAAGAAACAGGTACAGCTTTAATAGGGGGAGAAACTGCTGAAATGCCCGGAATGTATCAAGTGGGCGACTATGATGTTGCTGGTTTTTGTGTTGGTGTGGTAGAGAAAGATGAAATAATTGACGGTTCTGAAATTAAAGAAAATCAAATAATTATAGGATTACCTTCGAGTGGTTTTCATTCCAATGGATTTTCTCTGGTGCGAAAAATATTTACTGATTTTAATGAAGAATTTGAGGGGAAACCTCTTTATGAAACTTTATTAGTACCTACCAGCTTGTATCAAAATGATATTTTCTCAATTCGTGAAAAATATCCTTTGTATGGAATAGCACATATAACTGGCGGAGGATTAATTGAAAATGTACCTAGAATTATACCGGAAGGTCTTTGTGCTGAAGTCTATACCTCAAAAATAAATATCCCATCTATTATGAAAGAATTACAAAAAAGAGGTAACATTGATGAAAAAGAAATGTTCGGAACTTTTAATATGGGGGTAGGTATGTGTATTATAACCGATGACAAGTATGCTTCCGAAATTCTTGATTTAGTTAAAGGCAGTATGCTTATAGGAAAGATTAAGAGTGGAGCCGAAAAAATAGAATTACTATAG
- the purN gene encoding phosphoribosylglycinamide formyltransferase — MNIAVLVSGGGTNLQRILDALESGELIDCNLQSVIADRDCYAIERALDKDISTFLLERGKNLSVDIDHILEDQNIDIIVLAGFLSILSVEFCHKWSGKIINIHPSLLPKFGGKGMYGAKVHQAVLDAGEVESGATVHFVTQGIDEGEIILQGTFSIDKNDTVADLQQKVMIVEQKILIEAINSLSSKNK, encoded by the coding sequence ATGAATATAGCTGTATTAGTATCCGGAGGAGGAACGAACCTGCAAAGAATTTTAGATGCTCTGGAATCAGGAGAACTAATTGATTGTAACCTGCAATCTGTAATTGCAGACAGAGATTGTTATGCGATTGAAAGAGCTTTAGATAAAGATATTTCAACTTTTTTACTGGAAAGAGGTAAAAATTTATCTGTTGATATTGACCATATACTTGAAGATCAAAATATTGACATTATAGTGTTGGCTGGTTTTCTTTCAATTTTATCTGTAGAATTTTGTCATAAATGGTCGGGTAAAATTATAAATATTCATCCTTCGTTATTACCCAAATTTGGAGGAAAAGGTATGTATGGAGCCAAGGTACATCAGGCTGTTTTAGATGCAGGTGAAGTTGAATCCGGAGCAACTGTTCATTTCGTAACACAGGGTATTGATGAAGGTGAAATAATTTTACAGGGAACATTCTCTATTGATAAAAACGATACAGTTGCAGATCTTCAACAAAAAGTCATGATTGTAGAACAAAAAATTCTTATTGAAGCCATAAATTCACTTTCATCTAAAAATAAATAA